A genomic stretch from Croceibacterium aestuarii includes:
- a CDS encoding type IV secretion system DNA-binding domain-containing protein — protein sequence MKRNLLNFTRGSQLLGHFGFMFAAGLKGPLIVTGLVVLGTCYWEVRATLTDHQFYLVWMHIYASLYAFMEFDPVKLVNLELLDGERVGLPFAIVREFPPMREAVEAFRSAVKQGLLVSAVLLIPAFVFFWWFAERFGGRSKERKHERGAMLVSLDELEEEIERHNKAFRAEELSCKFGWKWRLASSSALAEAGHYQPAHLAGVSWPWRLEQSHAMLIGTTGTGKTVALMQLVAEARERGQRAVIFDLTGAFIEAFYDPARDIILNPVDARCPLWSVFDDCTSEAEFHAAAEALVPHDGGGSEQFWVLAARMLFVEMCLHLARIGTATNEALSRRLMTADLSEVHKLMRGTMADPLTAPEAARMAESIRAVFNANAKVLKLLPSSGPRFSVRDWVKGDCQAGSILFLSARYVDMSIASQLLTLWLDTAMNTLMTLERTQDLRMWFLIDELGALHRLPALEKGLQTARNFGGAIVTGVHAFAKLKEVYGENMAMTLSSLARTKLILATADRETATWCSDFIGHRQVRDMEEGYSYGYNNARDAVSLTPRRQIEPLLLPDQFMNLPRLSAYIKFPDGFPAAPVSLIPRTRGRIAEGFIARETPLIKPGQGPTATTPNGKPGSKPNSEHPASNDDGAGKPVDSKQLKLDLGGQRRVADESQDRQQPVPPEKLNAGRAAADLGAEDRSDANLEASPTLPVAAVQTGEDAPAVGAERHQSEPGTAADDAHGKGGLTPQGRAATNGRQPLTPVEKDLREGAVADPPEKDFGEFEPDM from the coding sequence ATGAAGCGTAATCTCCTGAACTTCACCCGCGGGAGCCAGCTGCTCGGCCACTTCGGTTTCATGTTTGCAGCGGGCCTCAAGGGTCCTCTGATTGTCACCGGGCTGGTTGTTCTCGGTACCTGCTACTGGGAAGTGCGGGCGACCCTGACCGACCACCAGTTCTACCTGGTCTGGATGCATATCTACGCCAGTCTCTATGCCTTCATGGAGTTCGATCCGGTCAAGTTGGTCAACCTTGAATTGCTTGACGGCGAAAGGGTCGGACTCCCCTTTGCCATCGTTCGCGAGTTCCCGCCGATGCGCGAGGCAGTCGAGGCGTTTCGTTCGGCAGTGAAGCAGGGTTTGCTGGTGTCGGCGGTGCTGCTGATTCCTGCCTTCGTGTTCTTCTGGTGGTTCGCCGAGCGCTTTGGTGGTCGCTCCAAGGAGCGCAAGCACGAGCGCGGCGCCATGCTCGTTTCGCTCGACGAACTCGAAGAGGAAATCGAGCGTCACAACAAGGCATTTCGGGCCGAAGAACTGAGCTGCAAGTTCGGGTGGAAATGGCGGCTTGCCAGCTCGTCGGCGCTGGCCGAAGCGGGCCACTACCAACCGGCACACCTTGCCGGCGTGAGCTGGCCGTGGCGGCTCGAACAGAGCCACGCCATGCTCATCGGCACAACCGGAACCGGCAAGACCGTGGCCCTCATGCAGCTCGTTGCTGAAGCACGTGAACGCGGCCAGCGCGCGGTTATTTTCGACCTGACAGGTGCCTTTATCGAGGCCTTCTATGATCCCGCGCGCGACATCATTCTCAATCCTGTGGATGCGCGGTGTCCGCTGTGGAGCGTGTTTGACGACTGTACGAGCGAGGCTGAGTTTCATGCCGCGGCCGAAGCGCTTGTGCCCCATGACGGGGGTGGTTCTGAACAGTTCTGGGTGCTCGCGGCGCGCATGCTATTCGTCGAGATGTGCCTCCATCTTGCCCGTATCGGCACGGCGACCAACGAGGCTTTGTCGCGGCGGCTGATGACCGCGGACTTGTCCGAAGTGCATAAGCTGATGCGCGGAACCATGGCCGATCCGTTGACCGCTCCGGAAGCGGCCCGGATGGCGGAATCGATCCGTGCGGTGTTCAACGCGAACGCGAAAGTGCTGAAGCTGTTGCCCTCATCCGGACCGCGCTTTTCGGTCCGCGACTGGGTCAAGGGTGACTGCCAGGCGGGCTCGATCCTGTTCCTGTCGGCTCGCTATGTCGACATGAGCATTGCCTCGCAGTTGCTCACTTTATGGCTCGATACGGCGATGAATACGCTGATGACGCTCGAGCGCACGCAGGACCTGCGGATGTGGTTCCTGATCGACGAGCTCGGCGCCCTTCATCGACTACCGGCCCTTGAAAAGGGGCTGCAAACGGCGCGCAACTTCGGTGGTGCGATCGTCACCGGGGTGCATGCGTTTGCCAAGCTCAAGGAAGTCTACGGCGAGAACATGGCGATGACACTTTCCTCGCTTGCGCGCACCAAGCTCATCCTTGCGACCGCCGATCGAGAGACAGCGACCTGGTGCTCCGATTTCATCGGCCACCGGCAGGTGCGCGACATGGAAGAAGGCTACAGCTACGGGTACAACAATGCGCGCGATGCGGTCAGCCTGACACCCCGGCGGCAGATCGAGCCCTTGCTCTTGCCCGACCAGTTCATGAACCTTCCGCGGTTGTCAGCCTACATCAAGTTCCCCGACGGATTCCCTGCTGCGCCGGTCTCGCTCATTCCGCGCACGCGTGGTCGTATCGCCGAGGGGTTCATTGCCCGCGAGACACCGCTCATAAAGCCTGGCCAGGGTCCGACGGCAACGACGCCCAATGGGAAACCTGGTTCGAAACCGAATAGCGAGCATCCCGCGTCGAACGACGACGGTGCCGGCAAGCCCGTCGATTCAAAGCAGCTCAAACTCGACTTAGGAGGGCAGCGTCGTGTCGCCGATGAATCGCAGGATCGGCAACAGCCTGTGCCGCCTGAAAAGCTGAATGCAGGGCGCGCTGCTGCTGATCTTGGGGCGGAAGACCGTTCTGATGCTAATCTGGAGGCGTCCCCAACGCTACCTGTCGCCGCCGTGCAAACCGGTGAGGATGCTCCAGCAGTGGGCGCGGAACGGCATCAGTCTGAACCAGGAACCGCTGCCGATGACGCCCATGGCAAGGGCGGTTTGACGCCTCAAGGTCGTGCGGCGACCAACGGGCGCCAACCTCTCACTCCGGTCGAGAAAGACCTGCGCGAAGGTGCGGTCGCAGATCCTCCGGAGAAGGATTTCGGCGAGTTCGAACCCGACATGTGA